In the genome of Pseudomonas sp. HS6, one region contains:
- a CDS encoding SDR family NAD(P)-dependent oxidoreductase, translating to MSQPVLPFSQVASLVYAPKWQCSKLQLDTRPCIERDILVVVPAAQTATFDALKQWLPEAQSLLLTAENVERAGGMVESGAVSRIVFMSVTPWRDGVDDQAIKLFLQMNKRLAGLAHLRLDIVTVKSIVSPAAEAPTHPVDSVYMGLGQTAAKEFSGWDVRCFSLAAFTAEHFRAALQGHFPVESGQPVSLDHQQWWTPTLVAQPLTPVDSAKGFKQGGTYLIFGAAGGLGSMLAHYLASRYQARLILVGRRANADELLAALRPQAASVVYEQVDLTDAAAVTALMARYPQIDGIIHSALLLDDAVLSNMTEQALMRVLEPKLHGMVNLLNAVRGRDFDFVLLFSSIQSYIANAGQANYTAACVSKDALGGLLRDVLMVNTKVINWGYWGSIGIVASPLYRERMQKLQIGSIEAPEGLAIIEALLHSAVPQISVVKASTQALQRLRITPHPDVATASPVSDSLALLTAIVPTFDPHSEAVRRNIGLSLGLQNYARARLAQTTIPAVTVPRHAKLVAAINAISPSDGPTREQLLSEFPQSAGHVTLLDACLARYPQILSGEIDPLTVLFPEGSFALVEPVYRDNPLADYFNNIVAQVVDRFVRQQARPLQLLEVGAGTGSTCQFVLPVLRGSEATYTFTDLSHAFLNKARARFSEYGFVRYELCDIARPPTNDQRYDVIIATNVIHATADLPATLANVRDRLAPGGIFILNEITSCQDYATLTFGLTEGWWLSVDPYRIPNSPLVAAATWQSLLREAGFSATMGHGTEDQQVLVARLEPAGVVSAPVAGAAPSVDFGGDSRTKVEHWVRRVIADVLHAYEYEIDVNQPFNEYGVDSLIAMELLKPFKESLGYLPATVLFEHPTISRLAEHFLTEFSEQVQRAAGAMPDPAPGTEHAAAVVMPTAPAPAASSQQARVFLRQVIAETMLMEPDELEDTVPFKEYGIDSIISLELLKPLRERFGYLPATLLFEYPTVERLATYLEQHYPDAVAPQVTGPASMTTDVPGEPVQAAVSGDGMDTALQARADDLAVVGVAGQFPDADDVQAFWANLLAGRQCTATIPAQRWPLKGFENPRSPLEGGSYTSAGGFVRDVDAFDYSFFSITPLEAQRMDPQERLFLQNVYQTFADAGYRRADLKGSETGVFVGVMNGGYAWHRPEDPKDPMPTSLFWSIANRVSYLFDLKGPSMAIDTACSASLTALHLACQAVRNGDCSQALVGGVNLIVNPRHYEQLCSLHMLSRSGTCSPFGSEADGFVDGEGVCSILIKPYAEAIRANDRIYGVIRGTAINAGGQSNGYSAPNPQAQSRVVDKALERAGLTAADIDFVEAHGTGTELGDPIEIRGLSSVFDGLTPGSVAIGSVKGNVGHLESAAGMTGVIKVLKQLQARTLAPSINAQQINPLLNLASTPFYLVRQPTVLSANGTLYGSVSSFGAGGANAHAVLQSVPAPVAQPAGEVNIALLSARTEAGLQRQIDALHDWLEQHDPALGALSYTLCCAREHFAHREGYVFSSKAQLLSLLREDLQQRASAHTAPVDPASIAVPVGSASLTAAQAAERVQAFKAGQDIAWSAFFARREVISLPGYPFEKTRSWVKSSQSAFHHANDLVRQHSILGSEIAPAAWALAHCLESRRDVSLKAVTWRSVIRDLDDVLLDINGERFELRSLDHAQIYCEGLLQPAVEPSRLNWPAADTSTNLLEHQQIYRQFTDLGYRYGEDLRPLRWAKVGSSSVRTLIDVGRDWGYRISPALIDGGLQTAILIPQLQGLGADELLVPYHLGEFQVLRIPQHEAVFCHCVMRPAQPGDRSVTFDLLFSDGQGSPLIVMRELTSVVVHENALKTVRPAGVERDFSAVHRPSRIVAFDLD from the coding sequence ATGAGCCAGCCCGTTCTTCCGTTCTCCCAGGTTGCATCATTGGTGTACGCACCGAAGTGGCAGTGTTCGAAGCTTCAGCTCGACACTCGCCCCTGCATCGAACGTGACATTCTGGTTGTGGTGCCAGCCGCACAGACCGCGACCTTCGATGCGCTCAAACAGTGGTTACCCGAGGCCCAGTCGTTATTGCTCACGGCTGAAAACGTCGAGCGGGCAGGGGGGATGGTCGAGAGCGGTGCGGTTTCGCGCATTGTCTTCATGTCGGTTACGCCGTGGCGAGACGGTGTCGATGATCAGGCGATAAAACTCTTTCTGCAGATGAACAAACGGTTGGCGGGTCTGGCGCATCTGCGGCTGGATATCGTGACGGTCAAGTCGATCGTGTCACCGGCTGCCGAAGCACCGACCCATCCGGTTGACAGTGTCTACATGGGGCTGGGGCAAACGGCGGCCAAGGAGTTCAGTGGCTGGGACGTGCGTTGTTTCTCCCTGGCAGCGTTCACAGCGGAGCATTTTCGGGCGGCGTTGCAGGGACACTTTCCGGTCGAGAGCGGGCAACCGGTCAGCCTTGATCACCAGCAATGGTGGACACCGACACTGGTTGCGCAACCGCTGACGCCTGTCGACTCGGCCAAGGGGTTCAAGCAGGGAGGCACCTACCTGATATTCGGCGCCGCGGGTGGTCTGGGCAGCATGCTCGCCCACTACCTGGCCAGTCGTTACCAGGCTCGTCTGATTCTCGTCGGTCGTCGCGCCAACGCCGATGAACTGCTCGCGGCCCTGCGTCCCCAGGCCGCCAGTGTGGTGTATGAGCAGGTCGACCTGACTGATGCGGCCGCCGTCACGGCGCTGATGGCGCGTTACCCGCAAATAGACGGGATCATTCACTCGGCATTGCTGCTCGATGATGCGGTGCTGAGCAACATGACCGAGCAGGCGTTAATGCGTGTGCTGGAGCCGAAGTTGCACGGCATGGTCAATCTGCTCAATGCGGTACGTGGCCGTGACTTCGATTTTGTCCTGCTGTTTTCCTCGATCCAGTCCTACATTGCCAATGCCGGCCAGGCCAACTACACCGCAGCCTGTGTCAGCAAGGACGCACTGGGGGGGCTGTTGCGCGATGTACTGATGGTAAACACCAAAGTCATCAACTGGGGTTATTGGGGTTCCATCGGCATTGTGGCGTCGCCCCTTTATCGTGAGCGGATGCAAAAACTGCAGATCGGCTCGATCGAAGCGCCGGAAGGCCTGGCGATCATCGAAGCGTTGCTGCACAGTGCCGTCCCTCAGATCAGCGTGGTCAAAGCGTCAACGCAAGCCTTGCAGCGGTTACGCATCACCCCTCATCCCGACGTCGCGACCGCGTCCCCGGTGAGCGATTCGCTTGCGCTGCTGACTGCAATTGTCCCGACGTTTGATCCTCACAGCGAGGCGGTGCGGCGCAATATCGGCTTGTCCCTCGGGTTGCAAAACTACGCCCGAGCACGTCTGGCGCAGACCACCATTCCAGCGGTCACGGTGCCTCGGCACGCCAAACTGGTGGCGGCCATCAACGCCATCTCGCCCAGTGACGGCCCCACCCGTGAACAATTGCTCAGTGAATTTCCGCAAAGTGCCGGGCATGTCACATTGCTTGACGCTTGCCTGGCGCGCTATCCACAAATACTCAGCGGCGAAATCGACCCTTTGACGGTGCTGTTTCCCGAAGGCAGCTTTGCGCTGGTCGAGCCGGTGTACCGTGACAATCCGCTGGCGGACTATTTCAACAATATCGTGGCGCAGGTCGTCGACAGATTTGTCCGTCAGCAAGCTCGTCCCTTGCAGTTGCTTGAAGTGGGCGCGGGTACCGGCAGTACCTGTCAGTTTGTACTTCCGGTGCTGCGCGGAAGCGAGGCCACTTACACGTTTACTGACCTCTCACATGCCTTTTTGAACAAGGCACGCGCGCGTTTTTCCGAATACGGATTCGTACGGTACGAACTGTGCGATATCGCCCGGCCGCCCACCAACGACCAGCGCTATGACGTGATTATTGCGACGAACGTCATCCATGCGACTGCCGATCTTCCGGCGACGCTGGCCAACGTTCGTGATCGGCTGGCGCCTGGCGGCATCTTTATTCTCAACGAAATAACCTCCTGCCAGGACTACGCCACATTGACGTTTGGCCTGACCGAAGGCTGGTGGTTGAGTGTTGATCCTTACCGGATTCCCAACAGCCCGCTGGTGGCCGCCGCGACCTGGCAGTCCTTGCTGCGCGAGGCCGGCTTCAGCGCAACGATGGGTCACGGCACTGAAGATCAACAGGTGCTCGTTGCCAGACTGGAACCCGCCGGCGTTGTGTCTGCTCCAGTGGCCGGCGCCGCTCCGAGCGTTGACTTCGGCGGTGATTCGCGCACGAAGGTCGAGCACTGGGTTCGCCGGGTGATCGCTGATGTGCTGCACGCCTACGAATACGAAATCGATGTGAACCAGCCTTTCAACGAATACGGCGTCGATTCGTTGATTGCAATGGAGTTGCTCAAGCCCTTCAAGGAAAGCCTGGGTTACTTGCCGGCCACCGTGTTGTTCGAACATCCGACTATCTCGCGTCTGGCAGAGCACTTTCTGACGGAGTTCAGTGAGCAGGTGCAGCGCGCGGCCGGCGCCATGCCGGATCCGGCCCCTGGCACAGAGCACGCAGCCGCTGTCGTCATGCCGACAGCACCCGCGCCGGCAGCCTCATCGCAACAGGCCAGGGTGTTCCTGCGCCAGGTGATCGCCGAGACAATGTTGATGGAGCCCGACGAATTGGAAGACACGGTGCCGTTCAAGGAATACGGCATTGATTCGATCATTTCTCTGGAGTTGCTCAAACCGTTGCGAGAGCGGTTTGGTTATTTGCCGGCGACATTGCTGTTCGAGTATCCGACAGTCGAGCGGTTGGCGACCTACCTTGAGCAGCACTACCCCGATGCCGTCGCGCCGCAAGTAACGGGGCCTGCATCGATGACAACAGATGTGCCGGGCGAGCCGGTTCAGGCCGCTGTTTCGGGTGACGGCATGGACACCGCGTTGCAGGCACGTGCCGATGACCTGGCAGTCGTCGGTGTGGCAGGGCAGTTTCCCGATGCTGACGATGTGCAAGCGTTCTGGGCGAATCTGCTGGCCGGGCGGCAGTGCACCGCCACAATTCCTGCGCAACGCTGGCCACTGAAAGGCTTCGAGAACCCACGCAGTCCACTTGAAGGCGGGAGTTACACCTCGGCAGGTGGATTTGTGCGGGATGTCGACGCGTTCGACTATTCGTTTTTCAGTATCACCCCGCTCGAAGCTCAGCGCATGGATCCGCAGGAACGCCTGTTTCTGCAGAACGTTTATCAGACGTTCGCCGATGCGGGTTATCGGCGCGCAGATCTCAAAGGCAGTGAGACCGGCGTTTTTGTCGGGGTGATGAATGGCGGTTATGCCTGGCATCGTCCTGAAGACCCGAAAGACCCGATGCCAACGTCGCTGTTCTGGTCAATTGCCAATCGTGTTTCCTATCTGTTCGATCTCAAGGGGCCGAGCATGGCCATCGACACAGCCTGTTCGGCTTCGCTGACCGCGCTGCACCTGGCCTGCCAGGCTGTGCGCAATGGCGATTGCAGTCAGGCACTCGTCGGAGGGGTCAACCTGATCGTCAACCCACGCCATTACGAGCAGCTCTGCAGCCTGCACATGCTTTCGCGCTCAGGCACCTGCAGCCCGTTTGGCTCAGAAGCGGATGGTTTCGTCGACGGTGAGGGCGTCTGCTCGATTCTGATCAAACCCTATGCCGAAGCGATCCGCGCCAATGACCGTATCTATGGGGTGATCCGTGGTACTGCGATCAATGCCGGTGGCCAATCCAACGGATACTCGGCGCCCAATCCTCAAGCGCAGTCGCGGGTCGTCGACAAGGCACTTGAACGTGCCGGGCTGACGGCGGCCGATATCGATTTTGTCGAAGCGCATGGCACCGGTACCGAGTTGGGTGATCCGATCGAGATCCGAGGTTTGAGCAGCGTGTTCGACGGACTCACACCGGGTTCGGTCGCCATCGGTTCGGTAAAGGGCAATGTCGGGCATCTGGAGTCGGCAGCGGGGATGACCGGTGTCATCAAGGTACTCAAACAATTACAGGCTCGCACGTTGGCACCTTCGATCAACGCGCAGCAGATCAACCCACTGTTGAACCTCGCCAGTACGCCGTTTTATCTGGTTCGGCAGCCCACGGTCCTGTCGGCGAACGGCACCCTGTACGGTTCGGTGAGCTCGTTTGGCGCGGGCGGGGCGAATGCCCACGCGGTGTTGCAATCGGTGCCGGCGCCGGTGGCCCAACCCGCGGGCGAGGTGAACATCGCGCTGTTGTCGGCGCGTACCGAGGCGGGTTTGCAACGGCAAATCGATGCGCTGCACGACTGGCTGGAGCAGCACGATCCGGCGCTCGGTGCGCTCAGCTACACCTTGTGTTGTGCACGGGAACACTTCGCCCACCGCGAAGGTTACGTGTTCTCCAGCAAGGCACAGTTATTGAGCCTGCTGCGTGAAGACCTGCAGCAGCGTGCGTCGGCACATACTGCCCCGGTCGATCCCGCTTCGATTGCTGTGCCGGTCGGTTCCGCTTCGTTGACGGCGGCGCAGGCGGCTGAGCGGGTGCAGGCATTCAAGGCGGGCCAGGACATTGCGTGGTCGGCATTCTTTGCACGACGCGAGGTCATCTCGTTGCCCGGTTATCCGTTCGAAAAAACCCGGTCGTGGGTCAAGTCGAGTCAAAGTGCGTTCCATCATGCCAATGATCTGGTGCGTCAGCATTCGATTCTCGGCAGCGAAATCGCACCGGCGGCGTGGGCACTTGCACATTGCCTGGAGAGCCGCCGCGACGTGAGCCTGAAGGCCGTGACCTGGCGCAGTGTCATACGTGATCTGGATGATGTGCTGCTGGACATCAACGGCGAGCGCTTCGAGTTGCGCTCACTGGACCACGCACAGATTTACTGCGAAGGCCTGCTGCAACCGGCAGTCGAACCTTCACGGCTGAACTGGCCGGCTGCCGACACCTCGACGAACTTGCTGGAACACCAGCAGATTTACCGGCAGTTCACTGATCTGGGTTATCGCTACGGCGAAGATCTGCGGCCTCTGCGATGGGCAAAGGTAGGGTCGAGCAGTGTCAGGACATTGATTGATGTGGGGCGTGACTGGGGTTATCGGATCTCGCCGGCCCTGATCGACGGTGGCTTGCAAACCGCTATTTTGATCCCGCAATTGCAGGGGCTGGGTGCCGATGAACTGCTGGTGCCGTACCACTTGGGCGAGTTTCAGGTGTTGCGTATTCCGCAGCATGAAGCGGTGTTCTGTCATTGCGTGATGCGCCCGGCGCAGCCCGGTGATCGCTCGGTCACTTTCGATTTGCTGTTTAGTGATGGCCAGGGCAGTCCGCTGATTGTCATGCGCGAGTTGACGTCGGTGGTGGTGCATGAAAACGCGTTGAAAACCGTGCGTCCTGCCGGCGTCGAACGTGATTTTTCGGCGGTTCACCGGCCGTCCCGGATCGTCGCCTTCGACCTCGATTAA
- a CDS encoding ACP S-malonyltransferase yields MFPGQGSQSPGMGRELFARYALQCEIADEILGYSITALCKGDDAARMNSTAYTQPAIFFVSCLAWLDRQQQGGDLPQLLIGHSLGLYAALFGAGAFDLATGLRLVAKRGELMAAVQGGAMAAIIGDNVERLPELLLEHQFHQIDVANYNSPVQAVISGKAEDIDAACKALEQHGLRCVRLPVSGAFHSRYMEPARLNYVAFLQQQTLGSPDGRVVSSTSGERLGQAHLLEEMALQLVRPVRWTQSIRALCSRFDDIAFEEIGPGQVLTRLNAQLLAHH; encoded by the coding sequence ATGTTTCCCGGCCAGGGATCACAGTCCCCTGGTATGGGGCGGGAGTTATTCGCCCGCTATGCACTGCAATGCGAAATCGCCGACGAGATTCTCGGTTATTCGATCACTGCTCTGTGCAAGGGCGATGATGCTGCCCGGATGAACTCGACGGCCTATACCCAACCGGCGATTTTCTTCGTCAGTTGTCTGGCCTGGCTTGATCGTCAACAGCAGGGCGGCGACTTGCCCCAGTTACTGATCGGGCACAGCCTGGGTTTGTATGCCGCATTGTTCGGCGCCGGGGCTTTCGACCTGGCGACCGGCCTGCGCCTGGTGGCCAAGCGAGGCGAGTTGATGGCGGCGGTGCAGGGTGGGGCGATGGCGGCGATCATCGGCGACAACGTCGAGCGTTTGCCCGAGCTGCTGCTTGAACATCAGTTTCATCAAATTGATGTCGCCAACTACAACAGCCCGGTGCAGGCCGTGATCAGCGGCAAGGCCGAGGACATCGACGCGGCGTGCAAAGCGCTGGAACAGCATGGCTTGCGATGTGTGCGGCTTCCCGTCAGCGGGGCGTTCCATTCCCGCTACATGGAGCCGGCCCGGTTGAACTATGTCGCGTTCCTGCAACAGCAGACGCTGGGTTCTCCCGATGGACGGGTAGTTTCCAGCACGAGCGGCGAACGCCTCGGTCAGGCGCATTTACTGGAAGAAATGGCCCTGCAACTGGTGCGTCCGGTGCGTTGGACCCAAAGCATTCGCGCCTTGTGTTCACGCTTTGACGATATTGCCTTCGAGGAAATAGGACCGGGCCAGGTCTTGACCCGTCTGAACGCGCAATTGCTTGCGCACCACTGA
- a CDS encoding FAD-dependent oxidoreductase, whose protein sequence is MKRERIAIIGGGAAGTTAAWQLHTLHDVTLFEAGPRLGGHAYTHHFNVGEDTLHVDMGVEYFNERLAPNLFAMLQQLGIETYIAPMSFRAAFPGVDNAWSNLHGRGHLREELADEIDRFHLDMTQVLSEGDPRYKKLNIGQFLAERNYSEAFKQQALLPLLTTFSGCNAPSLEYTLMYVAVSFNMSLLSFFTPGVWRKAKGGIDGYLRLLGEILGARVRLACPIRQVRKEAGRGWRVETEQGGIEHFDSVIFATHADVTLKLLEAPSAEQRDILSRFDYVPTRSVLHTDEQLLVEGGRGEYCEFSRPAGLEGTDHGQLTRINNALAPYAHVREPVLVTFDPKQAISPERQVCEQHWKLPKLRPVDFYQKSRYRRIQGLGKLWYCGTDTSLTGHEGAVVSGLVIAHRLGADHPFAENNLAAIQFNVIKDLMGVHRPSERFKATLTNMLFAAAKGTSLHKSQSHKFIKDVIV, encoded by the coding sequence ATGAAACGCGAAAGGATTGCGATTATTGGCGGTGGCGCCGCAGGTACGACGGCCGCCTGGCAGTTGCACACACTACATGATGTCACTCTGTTCGAGGCTGGCCCGCGATTGGGGGGGCACGCCTATACCCACCATTTCAATGTCGGTGAGGACACGTTGCACGTCGACATGGGAGTCGAATATTTCAACGAACGTCTGGCCCCCAACCTGTTCGCGATGCTGCAGCAGTTGGGCATCGAGACCTACATCGCGCCCATGTCGTTTCGCGCAGCATTTCCCGGGGTCGACAATGCCTGGAGCAACCTGCACGGCCGCGGGCACCTGCGCGAGGAACTGGCCGATGAGATCGACCGTTTTCATCTGGACATGACCCAGGTGCTCAGCGAAGGAGATCCGCGCTACAAGAAACTCAACATCGGACAGTTCCTCGCCGAGCGCAACTACTCCGAAGCCTTTAAACAGCAGGCATTGCTGCCCCTGTTGACGACGTTTTCCGGATGCAACGCACCCTCGCTGGAATACACGCTCATGTACGTCGCGGTTTCGTTCAACATGAGCCTGTTGTCGTTCTTCACGCCGGGTGTCTGGCGCAAGGCCAAGGGCGGCATCGACGGCTATCTGCGCCTGCTGGGCGAGATACTGGGGGCGCGCGTACGCCTTGCCTGCCCGATACGGCAAGTACGCAAGGAGGCCGGTCGTGGCTGGCGGGTTGAGACAGAACAAGGCGGCATTGAACATTTCGACAGTGTGATCTTTGCGACGCACGCCGATGTCACTCTCAAGTTGCTCGAAGCACCGAGTGCCGAACAACGGGACATTCTTTCGCGTTTCGACTATGTGCCGACCCGCAGTGTGCTGCACACCGATGAACAGCTGCTGGTTGAGGGCGGGCGCGGTGAGTACTGCGAGTTTTCCCGACCTGCCGGTCTCGAGGGCACGGATCATGGGCAACTGACGCGTATCAACAATGCCCTGGCGCCTTATGCCCATGTGCGTGAGCCGGTGTTGGTGACATTCGACCCCAAACAGGCCATTTCCCCCGAACGGCAAGTGTGTGAACAGCACTGGAAGTTGCCGAAGCTGCGCCCGGTCGACTTCTACCAGAAGTCGCGCTATCGCCGCATTCAGGGGCTGGGGAAACTCTGGTACTGCGGCACCGACACCTCACTGACCGGTCACGAAGGGGCGGTGGTGTCGGGGTTGGTCATTGCCCACCGCCTGGGTGCCGACCATCCCTTTGCCGAAAATAATCTGGCGGCCATTCAGTTCAATGTCATCAAGGATCTGATGGGGGTGCACCGCCCCTCCGAGCGCTTCAAGGCGACACTGACCAACATGCTGTTCGCGGCTGCCAAGGGCACCTCGCTGCACAAGAGCCAGTCTCACAAATTCATCAAGGACGTCATCGTTTAA
- a CDS encoding isochorismatase family protein, which produces MLIQADNVCVVIFNMQLEMIPLLHEGTQVLNNCCWLADVAQTLQVPTLIIEHSKLGASSQALKEVAGSASYLEKTWFDCSSHDSIAHPLEAVGRRQVVLAGAESHVCLLQSALGLRESGYEVSVMADACSARNLFDHQHALANFAQAGIRVLTREMFFFECIRHSTRPDYIELAMKYLDGRYIR; this is translated from the coding sequence ATGTTGATCCAGGCCGACAACGTCTGCGTGGTTATTTTCAATATGCAACTGGAAATGATTCCGTTGCTGCATGAAGGCACGCAAGTGTTGAACAACTGCTGCTGGCTCGCCGATGTGGCGCAGACCCTCCAGGTGCCGACGCTGATTATCGAGCACAGCAAACTCGGCGCATCGTCCCAGGCATTGAAAGAGGTAGCGGGCAGCGCCTCTTATCTTGAAAAGACCTGGTTCGACTGCAGCTCACATGACTCCATTGCCCATCCACTTGAGGCTGTCGGCAGGCGCCAGGTGGTGCTGGCCGGGGCGGAGTCACATGTGTGCCTGCTGCAGTCTGCACTTGGCCTGCGCGAATCGGGGTATGAGGTCAGTGTGATGGCAGATGCGTGCAGTGCGCGCAACCTTTTCGACCACCAGCATGCGCTGGCCAATTTCGCGCAGGCAGGCATCCGCGTGCTGACCCGGGAAATGTTCTTCTTCGAATGCATCCGTCACTCCACGCGGCCCGACTACATCGAGCTGGCAATGAAATATCTGGACGGGCGATACATCCGCTAA